The Tautonia plasticadhaerens nucleotide sequence GCTCGATCGTTGCTGGTTCGACGCCGGAGGCCCCTCGTCCCGGGGGGCCTCGGTCCGCGCCGCCCGGGGCGGCCCTCGCCGATCCTATCCTAATTCGCGATCGGCCCCGAGTCTCCTGGTACGGGCCGGATCCCGCCCCCCCTCCCCGGGAAGTCGCCGGGAGGGCCCTCGCCCTCGGGGGGGGCGTCCTCATACGATGACCCGGGAGATCCGGACATGCAACCGGCCGATCCGGGGCCGACCGGGCTTTCCCGGCAGGACCGGCATCGGCGCCGACCCGAGCAGGAGGAGGATCAAGGCCATGGAGACGATCACGGCCGAGAAGTTCGACGCCGGGCTGTTCGACCTCGACGGCGTCCTGACGGCGACCGCCGAGATCCACGCCCGATGCTGGAAGACGATGTTCGACGCCTACCTCCGCGCGCGGGCCGACCGCCTGGGGGGGCCGTTCCGGGAGTTCACCGTCGAGGGGGACTACCGGCCCTTCGTCGACGGCAAGCCCCGGCCCGACGGCGTCCGGGACTTCCTCGCCTCCCGGGGGATCACCCTGCCCGAGGGGGATCCGGGCGACCCCCCGGACGCCGAGACGGTCGCCGGGCTCGGCAACCGCAAGAACGAGCTCGTGCAGGCCGAGATCCGGGCGGGCCACGTCCGGGTCTTCGACGACGCCGTCACCCTCGTCCGACGGCTCCTCGCCGCCGGGCTGAAGGCGGCCGTCGTCACCTCCAGCCGCAACTGCGAGCCCGTGCTCCGGGCCGCCGGCATCGCCGACCTGTTCCGGGAGCGGGTCGACGGCGAGGTGGCGGCGCGGTACGGTCTCCCCGGCAAGCCGGCCCCCGACACCTTCCTCAAGGGGGCCGAGCTGCTGGGCGTCCCCCCCTCCAGGGCGATCGTCTTCGAGGACGCCACGGCCGGCGTCGCCGCCGGCCGGGCCGGCGGGTTCGGGCTGGTCGTGGGCGTCGACCGGGTCGGCGGCCGCCACCCCGAGGCGCTCCGATCTTCCGGCGCCGACGTCGTCTCCGGCGACCTCAGCCTGCTGATGCCCGACCCCTCCGCCCCCCCCAGGTGACGCGACCATGCTCCGCCACATCCCCGAACTGCCCCCGGAGGACATCTTCCCGGTCGACCCCTGGAAGATCGAGCAGCTCGGCTTCGAGGAGCACTACATCGCCCAGGAGGAGTCGATCTTCACCGTCGCCAACGGCTATCTCGGCCTCCGGGGCAGCTTCGAGGAGGGCCGCCCGGTCGAGCACGACGAGACCTTCGTCAACGGCTTCTACGAGACCTGGCCGATCGTCTACGGCGAGACGGCCTACGGCTTCGCCAAGACCGGCCAGACGATCGTCAACGTCTCCAACGCCAAGATCATCAAGATCTACGTCGACGACGAGCCGTTCGTCCTCGGCCAGGTCGAGCTGCGCTCCTTCCGCCGCGCCCTGAACATGAAGGACGGCACCCTCGACCGCGAGGTGGTCTGGGAGACCGCCTCGGGCAAGCGGGTCCGGGTCGAGTCCCGCCGCCTCGTCTCGTTCCGGCACCGGCACCTCGCGGCGATCGACTGCCGGATCACCCTGCTCGACGACTCGGCCCCCGTGGTCGTCTCCTCGGAGATCTTCACCGAGCTGGGGGGCGTGGCCGGCGAGGGCTCCGGCGAGGACGACCCGCGCAAGGCCAAGAAGTTCCAGGGACAGGTGCTCGAGCCCCGGCTCCACGAGGCCCGGGGGCGTCGGGTCGCCCTGGCCTACCGGACCCGCCGCAGCGGGCTCGGCCTGGCCTGCGGCATCGACCACCTCGTCGAGGTCGACGGGCCGGTCCACGAGTCGATCGTCCTGGGGGGGCCGCTCCGGGAGTCGATCCGGGCCGAGGAGACGGCCGGGCGGTTCGACTTCCGGGGCGAGGCCCGGGCCGGGCAGACGATCCGGGTCGTCAAGCTGCTCTCCTACCACACCGGCGAGGGGGCCGACGACCGCGAGCTGATGACCCGGGTCCACTGGTCGCTCGACCGGGGGCTGGAGCAGGGCTTCGAGGGACTGCTCCGCGACCAGGTCGAGTGCATGGACGACTTCTGGAGGCGGAGCGACATCCGGGTGCAGGGCAACCACCCCCGGGCCCAGCAGTGCGTCCGCTTCAACCTCTTCCACCTGCTCCAGGCGTCCGGCCGGGCCGACCAGCACGGCATCCCCGCCAAGGGCCTCACCGGCCAGGCCTACGAGGGCCACTACTTCTGGGACGGCGAGATCTACATCCAACCCTTCCTCACCTACACCGCCCCCCGGATCGCCCGCCGACAGCTGGAGAACCGCCACCGGATGCTCGACAAGGCCCGGGATCGCGCCCGGGAGGTGAACCAGCGGGGTGCCCTCTACCCCTGGCGGACGATCAACGGCGAGGAGGCCTCCGCCTACTACGCCGCCGGGACCGCCCAGTACCACATCAACGCCGACATCGCCTACGCCCTCCGCCGCTACGTCCAGGCCACCGGCGACACCCGGTTCCTCCACGACCACGGCGCCGAGATCCTGGCCGAGACCGCCCGGCTCTGGCTCGACCTGGGCTTCTACCAGGACCGGGGGGACGGCCGCTTCCACATCCACGGCGTCACCGGCCCCGACGAGTACACCGCCGTCGTCAACGACAACCTCTACACGAACCTCATGGCCCGGGAGAACCTCCGGTACGCCGCCGAGGTCTTCTCGACCATCCGGCTCGAACGCCCCGTGCACTTCGAGCGGCTGGCGGCCCGGCTCGGCCTCGAGCCCGAGGAGGTCGAGCGGTGGCGGGACGCCGCCGAGGCCATGTACGTCCCCTATGACGAGCGGCTCGGCATCCACCCCCAGGACGGCGACTTCCTCCGCAAGAAGGTCTGGGACCTGCCGAACACGCCCCGGTCCCACTTCCCGCTGATGCTCTCCTACCACCCGCTGGTCCTCTATCGCCACCAGGTGATCAAGCAGGCCGACGTGGTCCTGGCGATGTTCCTCCTGGGGGACGACTTCACCGCCGAGCAGAAGAAGCGCAACTTCGACTACTACGAGAAGCTGACCACCGGCGACTCCTCCCTCTCGGCCTGCATCCAGGCGATCATCGCCTACGAGGTGGGGGACGACCACTCGGCGTTGAAGTACATGAGGGCCGCCACCCTGATGGACCTGGCCGACGTGGGGGGCAACGTCCGGGACGGCATCCACGTCGCCTCGGCCGGCGGCACCTGGATGTCCATCGTCTTCGGCATCGCCGGGTTCCGGGACCACGGCGGCCGGTTCCGGTTCCGACCCCGGCTCCCCGACGGCTGGGACCGCCTCTCCTTCCGCCTGACCATCCGGGGCAGCGTCCTCGAGGTCGACCTGCTCCCCGACACCGCCACCTACCGGCTCATCGAGGGCGACCCCCTGACCGTCGAGCACGAACTGGAGCCCCTGACCCTGGCCCCGGGGGCGCCGGTCCGGCGGCCGATCACCTCCACCGTCGTCGCCGCCGCCTCGCTCGCCAAGAACGAGCCGGACCCGGCCCGCTCCGAGGAATCGGAGTTGTGACCGGGCCCCCCCGGGACCGGCGACCGACGTTCATTGCGAGAGGATGATCGCCGAGTAGGGGCCGACGCCGACGTCCGCCCGGCAGGGCAGGCCGTCCCTCCCCCCCGGCTCGGCCGTGGTCCCATCGCTCGGGAAATCCCCGAATGCGCCGTCGTACCCCTGCCAGTCGCTGTTGAACCGGACGTGCCAGGGGCCCGGCCGGGGCAGGCCGATGGTATAGCCCTGGTAGCCCCGGTCCCCGAAGTTGGCGACGACCACCACGTCATCCCCGGGGCCGCCGTCCTGCCAGCGGTGGAAGGCGAGCACCTTGTCCCGATCATTGCGGTGGAAGACGTTCACGTGCCGACCCCGGAGCCCCCGGGTCCGGTCGGACCAGTTCCTCCGCAGACGGATCAGGTCCCGGTAGAGGTGGTAGATCCCCCGGAATCGACCCTCGTCGTACTTGTCCCAGTCCATGTAATGGTCGTCATCGAACGGGAGCCATTCGAGAATCTCCTGCCCCTGGAAGATCATCGGGATCCCGGGGCTGGTCATCACGAGCGCCGCGCCGAGGGTCGAACGCTTCTTGGCGTACCAACTGTCGGCCTGGCCGGGGTGGATGTCTTCGGTCAGCCGTCGCTTGCCGTTCTTCGTCGCCACCTCGTCGTGGGACTCGGTGTAGACGACCCTCCGGAAGGGGTCCCCGCCGTACCGATGCTCGACGGCACCTTGCACGGCCCCGAGGTCCCGGTCCTCGTCCCGGGGCGTGGCCAGGGCGGCCCGGACAGTGTGGACGAACAGGTCATCCCACTGGGAGTCGATCCCGGCGCCCCCCTCGGAGGTGGGCCGGGTGACGGCGTGGTTGCGCCTCATGTCCTCGGCCAGGGTGATCTTCCAGGGCTCATGGGCGTCGATCTCGTCGCTGATCCAGCGCAGGAGGTTCCAGCCCCAGCCGTCCAGGTTGGTCGGGTCGTCGGGGGGGACGTCGTCCCGGGCGTCGACGTTGCGGATGTAGCAGGACATGTCGAACCGGAGGCCGTCGACCCGGTACTCCTCCAGCCACATCAGGGCGTTGTCCCGGAGGAAGGAGCGGACCTCGGGCCGGCCGTAGTCGGGCCGGTTCTTGTGGCCCCAGGGGGTCCGGGCCCTCCAGTCGTTGTAGAAGTAGATGCCCCCCATCTCGTCGCCGTCATGTGTCCGGAACCAGCCGTCGAACTGCCAGACCGACGCCCCCAGGTCCTGGGGCCCGAGGTGGTTGTAGACCAGGTCCAGGAAGACCGCCAGCCCCTTGCCGTGGGCCGCGTCGACCAGCCGCTTGAGCCCCTTCGGGCCGCCGTAGGAGCTCTCGACGGCGAAGATGTTCGCCGGGTTGTACCCCCAGGAGAGGTCGCCGAAGAACTCCCCGGTGGGCAGCAACTGGATCGCGTTGACGCCCAGCTCGACCAGGTAGTCCAGATCCCCGATGATCGCGTCGAACTCCTGATCGGGCCCGACCGGCCGGTCGGGGAAGGTGCCCGGGTGCATCTGGTAGATCACCAGCTCGTCCCAGGGCGGCATGGCGAAGTCGTTCGACCGCCAGTCGAACTCGGGGTCGGCGACGATCCCGACGCCGCTCGAATGCGTCACCTGCCGGGCCCTCGGGTCGATCCGCCATCGGCCGCCGTCGATCACGAACCGGTAGTCGTGGCCGACGGCCGCGCCGGGGACGTCGGCCGACCAGTGCCCATCCCCCTCGGGGGCGAGCGGGCTGGCCGTCGGGCTCCCGCCGTTGAACGCGCCCGCCGCCGACACCGAGCCGGCGAAGGGGGCCCAGACCCGGAAGGTGACCCCGCCGGGGTAGGGGATCGCGCCCATCCCCGGTCGGGTCGATCGAGTCGCCATGACGTGCCTCGCTTCGGGGGGGACCCGGACCGTCCGGATCGGAGCCGCATTCGGAATCGGGGTCGGGGCGTGCGGTCGGGACTCGCCCCGGGTCGGCCCCCATTGGACCGCCCCGGGGGAGGCCTGGACAGCGAAAAATTTGGCGAGGCGTCCTCGTCCCCGGGGCCGGGGACGGGGATCGCCCGGGGGGCTTGGATGAGCCGGGCCGCGAGGGGGCCCTATCGCGGAGATCGGCCGGCCTCCGGGCGGATCCGGGGGCGCCGCAGCAGGGCGAGGCGACGATGGCGAAGCCCGTCGAGCGCGACGGCCAGGAAGATGAGGACCCCGGTGACGACCGGGTAGAGGTACGGGTCGGCGTTCACCACGTTCAGGCCGTTGCGGATCGCCTGGATGAGCACCGCGCCGAACAGCGTGCCCGGCAGCACCCGGCCCTTGCCGCCGAAGAGGCTGGAGCCGCCGAGGACGGCCGCGGCGATCGCCTCGAACTCCCAGCGGTCTCCCAGGCTCGGCGAGACGGCCGCCAGCTGCCCCAGCAGCACCAGCCCGCCGATCGAGGCGCACAGGCCGCTGGCCAGGTACGCGAAGGCCAGCACCCGGCCGACCCGGATCCCCGCCTTCTTCGCCGCCTCCGGGTCGTTCCCCACCGCGTAGAGCTGCCGGCCGATCGGGGTCATCGAGAGGACGACCTGCGCCGCCGAGAGCACCACGACCATCATCGCCACCGGCAGCGGCACGATCCCCAGCACCCTGGACGAGCCCAGCCGGAGGAATTCGCCCGGCAGGTTCATGGCCCGGGTCTGGGTCAGGAACAGGCCGAGCCCCCGGCCGATGGAGAGCGTGGCGAGCGTGACGATGAAGGGCATCAGGCGGAGCCTCGTGATCAACGCCGCGTTGACGAGGCCGAAGCCCAGGCCCACCGCCGGCGCGACCGCCGCCGCCAGCCACGGCGAACCGCCCGCCAGCGCGAGCTTCCCGGCCGCGATCGCCCCCAGGAACATGATCGAGCCGACCGACAGGTCGATCCCGGCGGTGATCAGCACGAAGGTCATCCCCGCGGCCACGATCGCCGTGGCCGACGACTGCACCAGGACGTTGACCGCGTTCTCGGCCGTCAGGAACCTCGGCGTCGCCAGGCCGAAGCCCGCCACGGCGGCCAGGAACAGCAGCGCGGGGGCGGCCCGGAGCAGCGCGACGGCGGCCCCCGACCGGGCCCGGCCCGTCATCGTGGGAGCCCCCGGCGCAGGGCGGCCCGGAGGATCGCCTCGCGGTCGAATCCCCCCCGGGGGAACTCGCCCGAGATCTCGCCCCGGCTCATGACCAGGATGCGGTCGCACATGCCGATCAGCTCCTCGATCTCCGGCGAGATCATCAGCACCCCCGCCCCCCCGGCGGCCAGCTCGCCGATCAGGCGATAGATCTCCTGCCTGGCGCCGACGTCGACGCCCCGGGTCGGCTCGTCCAGGATCAGGGCCGACGGCCCCGACATCAGCCATCGGGCCAGCACCACCTTCTGCTGGTTCCCCCCGCTCAGGGTGCGGACCGGCTGCCCCGGCCCGGCCGCCCGGAGCCGGACGGCCCGGGTGACCCCGTCGACCGCGTCGGCGATCCGACGGCCGTCGAGCAGCCCGCCCCCCCACCCGGAGAAGCGGGGGAGCGACGCGAGGGCGACGTTCTCGGCCACGCCGGCCTCCATGAGCAGCCCCTCCCCCCGGCGGTCCTCGGTGAGCATCGCCAGCCCCCGCCGGATGCGGGCCCGGGGCGACGACCGGCCGAGCGGGCGGCCCAGCAGGCGGACCTCGCCCCGGTCGGCCGGGTCGAGCCCGAAGAGGATCCGCGCCAGCTCGGTCCGCCCCGATCCCATCAGGCCGGCGAGCCCCAAGATCTCCCCCCGCCGCAGGGAGAAGCGGATCTCCTCCACGACGCCCGAGCGCGACAGCCCCTCGACCCCGAGGACGACCTCATCCGAGGGGCGTGCGGTCCTCCCCGGGAATAGCTGCCCCAGGTCCCGGCCCACCATCAGGGCGATCAGGTGGTCGACGGCGAATCCCGACGCCGGGCCGCTCCCGACGAGCCGGCCGTCGCGGAGCACCGCCACGTCGTCGCAGAGCCGGAGCACGTCCTCCAGGGCGTGGGAGATGTAGATCATCCCGATCCCCCGGGCCCTGAGGCGTCGGATCAGCGCGAAGAGCCGGTCGGCCTCCGGGGCGGTGAGGGACGTGGTCGGCTCGTCGAGGATGATCAGCCGGGCCTCCACCGTGAGCGCCCGGGCGACCTCGACGAGCTGCCGCTCGCCGGGGGAGAGGTCCTCGACGAGGGTGCCCGGGCGGCGTCGCAGCTCGACGGCCTCCAGCGCCTCGCGCGCGAGCGAGGCGGCCCGGCGGCGGTCGATGAGGGGCCCGAGGCGGGGGAAGCATGGCAGGAACAGGTTCTCGGCGATGCTCAGGTTCGTGAACAGGTTCAATTCCTGGTGGATGAACGCCACGCCCCTCCGGGAGGCCTCGGCGGGGTCGGCCGGCTCGTAGTCCTCCCCCCCGAGGCGCATGCGGCCCGAATCGGCCGGGAGGACGCCCCCAAGGATGTTCATGAGCGTGGACTTCCCCGCCCCGTTCTCCCCCACCAGGCCGAGGATCCGCCCCGGGCCGACGGCGAGGTCGACCTCCCGCAGCACCGGGACGCCGAAGAACGACCGGCAGACGCCGAGGACCTCCAGCAGCGGCGGGCCGTCGCTGCTCATCTCAGGCACGCCCCGCCGCCCGGGCCCGGGCCGAGTCGAGCAAAGCCGCCAGCAGGATGACCCCGCCCTTGACGATCATGATGGCGAAGTTCGACAGGTTCATCAGGTTCAACCCGTTGTCGATGACCGCGATGAAAAGCACCCCGTAGGCCGTCCGACGCACCCCGCCCCGGCCGCCGAACAGGCTCGTGCCGCCGATCACGCACGCGGCGATCACGTCCAGCAGGATCCGGGGGGCGATCTCCGGCGACCCCGTCTCCAGCCGGCTCGTGTACAGGATCGCCCCGATCGCGGCGCAGAGCCCGGAGACGACGTAGGAGGCGGCCGTCACCCGGCCGACCGGCACGCCCGAGACCTCGGCGGCCCTGGGGTTCATCCCCGACGCGTACAGCCACCGGCCGAACAGGGTCCGGGAGAGGGCGACGTGGGCGACCACCGCCAGCGCGGCGACCAGCACGGCCGCCGGGGGGACGCCGAGGACCGAGCCGTAGGAGACCCCGACGAACGCATCGGGGAGTTCGTAAATCTTCTGGGATTTCGTGTACCAGACCGCCAGGCCCCCCCCGGCCGTCAGCGTGGCGAGCGTGACCATGAACGGGGGCATCCCCAGCCGGGTCGCCGACAGGCCGTTGATCCCCCCCATCGCCCCGCCGACGCCGAGCATGGCCGCGACCGCCGCCGGCACCGCCATCGGGTGCCCGGCAAGGGGGCCGCCGTCGCCCGTCATGATCGAGGCGCCGACCACGCTGGCCAGGGCGATCGAGGCCGTGACCGACAGGTCGATCCCCCCGCCGATCAGCACGAACGACTGCCCGATCGCCAGCGCCAGCAGGGGCAGCGTGTTCTGCAACACGTTCGCCGCGTTCCGCCCCGAGGCGAACCCGGGGACCGCCGCCCAGAACGCCAGCGCCGCCGCCGCCGAGAGCAGGAGCACGAGGTGCTCGGATCGCAGCAGGAGGGCCGCCCGGGGCGGGCCGACGCCCGGAAATCGCATGGGCATCGCGTCAATCCCCGCCGACGCCGGCGCCCCACATGCGCGGGGCCATCTCGTCGAGGTTCCCCTGGTGGATCACGAACCCCTCGTCCTCGATGACCGGGGGCACCTCCTCCCCCGCGATCAGGTCGGCGAGGGCCCGCACCGTCTGCTCGCTCTCGAAGCCCAGGTCCTGCACGCCGTCGGCGTCGAGGTACCCGTCCCGGAGCATCCGGTAGGCGGTGGCGTCGCCGTCGAAGCCCCCGAGGATGACGTGGCCCGGCTCGCCGACCTTCTCATACTTGCCCGCCGACCGCAGCGCGGAGACGAGCGACGGGAAGAGGAAGTCGGACGACGTGAAGATGAAGTCGATCCCCGGGTCGGCCTGCAGCGCGTTCGTGACGCCGGCCAGGGCCTTCTCCTGGTTCCACTCGGTGGGGATCTCGGCGACGACCTCGATCCCCCCGCCGTGCTCCTCGATCGCGTCGTCGAAGCCCCGACGCCGATCGACGGCATTCTGGTCGGCGAGGTCGCCGATGAGGATCATCGCCTTGTGGGCCCCGCCGGCCTCGGCCGCGAGCCGGGCCATGTGGGAGACCGTCTCCCGGGCGATCGCGTAGTTGTCGGCGACGATCGTCACGGCCTCGGCCGACGAATCGGCCGGCGGGCGGTTGTAGAGGACCATCGGGATCCCGGCCCGGTTGGCGGCCCGGATCATGGGGATGACCGTCTTCGCGTCCTTGGGGGCGACGATGATGCCGTCGACGCCCCGGGCGATGAAGCCCTGCACCTGCTCGAACTGGCGGTTGGCGTCGCCGTCGGCGATCGCCTCCAGGACCGTGAACCCCCGCCCCTCCAGCTCCCCCTTGATCGACTCGAAGCTGACGACCCAGTACTCCGTCTGGAGCGTCTCGAACGCCACGCCGACGGTCTTCGGGCCGGGGCCACCGGGCGCGTCGCCCCCGCCCCCGCAGGACGCGAGCGGCAGGGCGGCGAGGGCGAGGGCGATTCCCGCTCGCGATCTCATGGGCGGATCTCCTCGGAACGGGCCGGCGGGGGCGTGGTGATGTCCCGGACCGATTCCCGAAGGTTCTCCGGGTCGAAGACCCGCTTCCAGTCGGGACGGAAGATCATGCCCTTCGCCCTGGCGATGGCCTTCAGGGCGCCGTCGGAGAAGGGCGAGCCGATCTCGCCGAAGACGATGGCGAGCTCGATGTTGATGTGACCCAGCAGGAAGTCCCGGGCCGCCTCGGGGGGCACGCCCAGGCGGACGGCCTCGTCCATGGCCTCCTTGACGACGGTGATGCAGGTCGCGGCGGTCGTCTCCGCCAGCGCGGGCTCCAGGAGGGCCATCTGCTCCACGGTGATGCGGTGTGACCGCATCACCGGGGCGTACATGGCCCGCGCGATCGCCTCCCCTTTCGCATAATCGGCGTCCGGGCCCTTCATCAAGGCGCAAACGATATGCTGCTTGGCCTTGATGCCGCCGAAGAAGTCGCGGCGGGCCTCGGGGTCGGTCTCGTCGTTGAAGACGGGGGGGTGGCAGGGGTGGGTGAAGAAGTAGGAGAGGTCGTCCCGGAGGGGCAGCACCCCGGCGTGGGGCGCGGCGGGGTCGAGCCCCATGAGCATCGCCCCGGGCTTCATGAGCGGGACCGCCTCGGCGGCGATCGTCCCCATCAGGGCGTCCGGCACGGCGAAGATCACCACGTCGGCCTCGGCCAGCGCCCCGTCCCGGGGGGTCACGTCGAGCCCCCGCTCGGCCAGGCGCTCCCGCCCGGCGGGGCCGATCTCGACGTACCGCATGCGGTATTCGTCGCGGTTGCGGAGGTTGTCGGCGATCCGGCAGCCCATCTTGCCGCCGGCGCCGAGCAGCGCGATCGTCGTCATCGTAATCCAACTCCCCTCGGTCCGGCCGATCGGGCGGGCGGGGTGCGCCGCCCTACGGCTCGCCTCGCAACACCTTGCCGAAGTAATCGTCCCGGCCGACCTGCCCCCCCTTGAGCACGATCTCCAGCCCGTCGACCGACGCCCGCCCCGAGGAGGCCCGGCAGAGGGGCGATCCGGGGGCCGTCGGCATGACGAATTCGAGCGCATCGATCCCCAGCTGGCGGGCCGCGTGGCCGGAGGTGTCCCCCCCCGCGACCACGACCCGCCGCAGCCCGGCGGCGTCGACCAGTTCTCGGAGGATCAGGCCGAGCTGCTCGCCGAGGCGGTCCCGGGCCTCGGCCGGCGACAGGCCGAGCGACCGGCCCCGCCCCAGCGTCTCGGCGATCCCCGGGTCGTCCGGCCCGATCGCGGACGAGACGACGACCCCCGGGGAGCCGGACAGGCCGTCGAGGCCACGCCGGACGGCCCGGACCCGCTCCCCTTCGGCCCGGGCCGGATCGATCAGGGCATCGGCACGGACCTCGACCCCGACGAACCCGTCCCGCAGCGACTGGCGGATCTGGTCCCTCGTGGTCGGCGAGCAGCTCCCCGAGACGACGGCCAGGCGGTCGACCGGCCCGGCCGGGGAGACGGGCCCGGTCCCGGGCCCGGGCAACATCCCGGCGGCCCTCCAGTGGGCCACCAGCGCGTATTCCAGCCCCGACGACCCGGCCGCGAACACCGGGCGGGGGGATCCGGAGGCATGCCGCCAGATCACCTCGCCGATCCGGCGGAGGTGGCGGTCGTCGATCACGTCGAAGAGCTGCACCTCCGCGCCCGAGTCGATCCCGGCCCGGACGGCCTCCCAGGCCGCCCCGGGGCGGGGGTCGTCCAGGTCGAGGACGCTCACCAGGCCGATCGGCAGGCCGGTCTGCCGGGCCAGGTGGAGCCTCAGGTCGGCCTCATCCATCGGGGTGACCGGGTGGCGCCGCATCGTCGGGTGGCGGTCGAGCCGGTGCGTCTCGCCCCCGGCCGAGGCGAACAGGTTGCCGAAGACGCAGTAGCGTCCCAGGATCGGCGCCCCCACGACCAGCGGCACGAACCCCTCCCCGAAGCACCCCCTCCCCAGCTCGATCGCCCGCCCGATGCTGCCCACCTCGGGGGACGAGTCGAAGGTCGAGCACGTCTTGTAATGGACGATCGACGGATTGAGCCTCCCCAGCGCCTCGAAGGCCGGGGGCAGGGCGGCCTCCATCCGGGCCGGGGACATCGACCGGCTCGTCCCGGCGACCCCCACGGCCTGAAGGCCCCCGAACCTCCCGGCCAGATCCCCGGGGGCCGGCGGCCGGAGGAAGAGGGCCGTGCGCAGGCCGGACCGGGCGAGCGACTCCATCACGTCGGTCGAGCCGGTGAAGTCGTCGCCGTAGTAGGCCAGCAGCGGGCGGGGGGGTCCGGTCACGGTCCGAAGGCCTCCAGGGCCCGTCGCAGCTCGGGGCGGGCCCGGGCGTACTCGTCGGCCGGCGTCCCCGAGAGGGCCGCCTCCCAGGCCTGGCGGAGGCTGAGGACCCCGGCGGCCACCCCGTCGGGGTGGGCCATGATGCCGCCCCCGCAGACGTGCATGAGGTCGATGCTGCCGATGCGTTCATACGTCTCGCCCGCCCGCCCGGCCCACTGGCCGGAGGCGATGACGGGCATCACCCGCCGGCCGAACAGCGGGGCCAGGCAGCGCCGGGCCGAGGCGACGACCGAGTCGTCCGGCTCGCAGAACTTGTTCCGCAGGCCGTTGCAGTGCAGGTGGTCGGCCCCGGCGAGCCGGTAGAAGGTGGAATAGGCGGCGAACTCCATGCCCAGCATCGGGTGACGCGCGTAGATGCCCCAGCCGTTGCGGTGCCCGTGGATGGGCAGTTGCGAATGCGACCGCAGGTGGGCCACGCCGGCCAGGCCCACGCCGTTGAGGCTGACCATGACGCAGGTGCCCCCGGCGTCGAGCACCGCGTCGTGGTGGCGCCGCATCGCGTCGATCTCGTCGGTGATGTTGAAGGCGATCATCGCCTTCTTCCCCGTGCGGTCGGCGTGGTCGTTGACGACCCGCATCACCGCCTCGACCCGCCGCCCCAGCGGCGAATGCGGAGGGTTGGCCATCAGCTCGTCGTCCTTGACGAAGTCGATCCCGGCCTCGATCAGCGTCCCCACCAGGGCGGCCGTCTCCCCGGGGGCGAGGCCGACGCTCGGCTTGATGATCGTGCCGATGATCGGCCTCCCCTCGACCCCGGAGAGCCTCCGCGTCCCCTCCGGGCCGAACTGGGGGCCGGGGTAGGCCTCCCCGAACGCGGGGGGGAGGTCGAGATCCACCAGCTTCAGCCCGGAGAAGGCGGAGAGTTCGAACAGGTTCCCCGCCACCGTCGCCAGCAGGTTCGGCAGCGACGGCCCCACGTTCTCCAGCGGCCAGGAGAGCACGACCTCCGCCCTCCGGAA carries:
- a CDS encoding ribulose-bisphosphate carboxylase large subunit family protein, producing MPPDRISATYRIETAHPIGRAVESMAGEQSTGTFVRVPGETDALRERFGARVERVTELEDADGPSLPGSRPPGGAGAAPRFRRAEVVLSWPLENVGPSLPNLLATVAGNLFELSAFSGLKLVDLDLPPAFGEAYPGPQFGPEGTRRLSGVEGRPIIGTIIKPSVGLAPGETAALVGTLIEAGIDFVKDDELMANPPHSPLGRRVEAVMRVVNDHADRTGKKAMIAFNITDEIDAMRRHHDAVLDAGGTCVMVSLNGVGLAGVAHLRSHSQLPIHGHRNGWGIYARHPMLGMEFAAYSTFYRLAGADHLHCNGLRNKFCEPDDSVVASARRCLAPLFGRRVMPVIASGQWAGRAGETYERIGSIDLMHVCGGGIMAHPDGVAAGVLSLRQAWEAALSGTPADEYARARPELRRALEAFGP